The genomic DNA TTTAACACCATGCCTGCCTTTAATCCGCCATCTTTTAAAATAGGGTTCAAAGTTTCTAATGCTTCTTGCTCTAAACCTAATTTAAGTTTTAGTCTATAAAACCCCTCTTTAGGTAAAACTTTATAATAACTATATTTTTCATCTACTTCGTTCTCTTCTCCATCTCCTATATTTGGTACATTTAATACCTGACCTTCTTGTAAAACGTCGCCCATTTCGGGATTAAGTTCTTCAAGTTCCTTAACTGTTATTCCAAATTTATAAGCAATACGCCATTTTCCTTCTTTGGGAAGTACGGTATATGTTTTGGTAAGTTTATTTTCTTCTTCAACTTCTGTTACTTTAAATATTGGAATTTGAAGTTTATCTCCTTTTCTTAAAGGTTCTGCGTATAAAAATTTATTGTGTTTTTTAATCTCCTCTACAGTTACATTATACTTTTGTGATAAACTATAAAGCGTTTGTCTTTTTTTGGTTCTATGCTTTTTATAGCCTTCTAATTCTTTAACTACAGTTACTTTAGGCGGGAGAACTTTAGATTTTGGAATAATTAAAACCGAATTAACTCTTAACTCTTTTTGAGCATCAGGATTTAAACCATAAATATCTGATGGTGTTACCAAGTATTTCTTTGCAATACTCTCGACTGTTTCTCCTTGTTTAACCTTATGAGTACTATAATTTTGAGCTTGAACCGTACCAAAACTAAATAATAGCAATAGGCATAAAACGAAAAGGGATTTATTCATGTAATCTATTTTTAAATTGCGTTAAAGGGGTCAGTCCCGCGATTTTAATCAGAGTAAAACCATCCTTTCGTTTTTAGAATACACATAGTATGCCAAAAAAGGAAAGGGCATATAATTTCAACCTGACAATACTTTTTTTGAACTCACCTAGATTTATATACGATTAGTTATAATAACCAAGATGATTTCAAAAACTAAATATAGTCTATAAATAATATAACATCCAACTTAATGATACTATTTCGAATTATTCAGACTATCCAAAATATAAAAATAACTTCATGGGATTTTATTCCCACTCTATGGTAGCTGGTGGCTTAGAACTAATATCATAAACTACTCTATTAACGCCTTTTACCTTATTTATTATATCATTTGATGTTTTTTGTAAAAACTCGTAAGGTAAATTCACCCAATCGGCAGTCATCCCATCTGTACTTTCTACAGCTCTGAGTGCTACACATTTTTCATATGTACGCTCATCTCCCATAACACCTACGCTATTAACCGGAAGCAACATCGCACCTGCTTGCCAAACGTTATCATATAAGTTCCATTCTTTTAAACCATTTATAAAAATAGCATCCACTTCTTGTAAAATACGCACTTTTTCTGCGGTTATGTCTCCTAGAATACGAATCCCTAATCCCGGCCCAGGAAATGGATGACGACCTAAAAGCTCTGGATCAATCCCTAGAGTAGCTCCTACCCGTCTTACTTCATCTTTAAAAATAGCCCTTAGTGGTTCTACGATTTTAAGTTTCATAAAATCTGGTAAACCGCCTACATTATGATGACTCTTTATAGTCGCCGAAGGCCCTCCTGTTGCAGACACACTTTCAATAACATCTGGGTAAATAGTACCTTGCGCTAGCCATTTTACATCCTCCAGTTTATGAGCTTCATCATCAAAGACTTCTATAAATGCATTCCCTATGGCTTTACGTTTTTTCTCAGGGTCTTCAATTCCTGCTAAAGCATCCAGAAAACGTTGTGAGGCATCAACACCTTTTACGTTAAGCCCCATCCCTTCATATTGTTTTAAAACATTTTGGAATTCGTTTTTACGAAGCAACCCGTTGTTTACAAAAATACAATACAGGTTTTTACCTATGGCTTTGTTAAGTAAAACGGCCGCTACTGTAGAATCTACACCTCCAGAAAGTCCAAGTACAACTTTACCATCTCCAACCTTCTCTTGAATGGCTTCAACAGTTTCTTCAACAAAAGAATCTGGTGTCCAATCCTGATTAAGACCAGCTATTTCTACTAAAAAGTTTTCTAATATTTGTTTTCCGTCTGTTGAGTGATATACTTCTGGGTGAAATTGAATCGCATACGTTTGCTCGCCTTCAATTCTATAGGCTGCATTTTCAACATCATGTGTACTTGCTATTAAAACACTACCTGTTGGTAACTCTTTAATCGTGTCACTATGACTCATCCAAACCTGACTCCCTGAACTAACATTTTCGAAAAAATTTTCTTCAGGTTTTATGAATGATAAATTAGCTCTACCGTATTCTCTCGTACTTGAAGGGGCTACTTTACCACCTGAAAAGTGTGCTAAGTATTGTGCACCATAGCATACTCCTAAAAGTGGTTTCTTGCCACGTATTTGAGATAAATCTGGATGTAATGCTTCTTCTCCTCTTACTGAGTAGGGGCTACCAGAAAGTATAATAGCTTTATAGCTTTCTAAATTTGTTGGAATTTTATTGAATGGGTGTATTTCGGAGTAAATGTTGAGTTCCCTAACTCGACGGGCAATAAGCTGTGTGTATTGCGATCCGAAGTCTAAAATTAGTACCTTGTCATGTTGCATGCGCAAAAGTAATAATTGATTTTAGAATGACGAATTAGGAATGATAGTTTTTTAAATTAAATTTTAAACAAATTATTGTGAATAACTGTATAAAGATTCTACACATTTCCCTCCGGCTTTGTAATAAAAAACACTTCTTTCAATACCAAAAAAGCATCATCGTAACTATTTATTTGATTTTCAATTATTTAATATATATTTTTATCAAAAAATACAATCTAACCTAAAAAATGAAGCGCCTCGTACTTTACCTGTCCCTTGTACTTATTCCTTGTTTTTTAATATCTCAAAACGATAAGAAAATTGATAGTCTTATTAAATTATCTAAAACATTACCAGAAAATGAGACTAAAGCTGCCATACTAGGAACTATTTATGAGGAACTTATGTTTAAGGACTCTAAACTCTCTTTTGAATATGCAAAAAGAAGTTATGAATTGTCTAAAAAATTAAATTACCAAAAAGGCATCGCATCGGGTT from Flavivirga abyssicola includes the following:
- the guaA gene encoding glutamine-hydrolyzing GMP synthase; the encoded protein is MQHDKVLILDFGSQYTQLIARRVRELNIYSEIHPFNKIPTNLESYKAIILSGSPYSVRGEEALHPDLSQIRGKKPLLGVCYGAQYLAHFSGGKVAPSSTREYGRANLSFIKPEENFFENVSSGSQVWMSHSDTIKELPTGSVLIASTHDVENAAYRIEGEQTYAIQFHPEVYHSTDGKQILENFLVEIAGLNQDWTPDSFVEETVEAIQEKVGDGKVVLGLSGGVDSTVAAVLLNKAIGKNLYCIFVNNGLLRKNEFQNVLKQYEGMGLNVKGVDASQRFLDALAGIEDPEKKRKAIGNAFIEVFDDEAHKLEDVKWLAQGTIYPDVIESVSATGGPSATIKSHHNVGGLPDFMKLKIVEPLRAIFKDEVRRVGATLGIDPELLGRHPFPGPGLGIRILGDITAEKVRILQEVDAIFINGLKEWNLYDNVWQAGAMLLPVNSVGVMGDERTYEKCVALRAVESTDGMTADWVNLPYEFLQKTSNDIINKVKGVNRVVYDISSKPPATIEWE